CGTCTTCAACCCCCAGAGCGGTGGGCTGGCGCTGCTGACCTATGACCTGAACGACGTCTACCGCTTCTGGAACATGAGCAAAGACGCTGAGGGCGTGACGTGGAAGATGGAGTACTGGCAGCAGGAGGTGCAGCCGGGCGCCAAGATCGAGACAGTGCCCACCGCCCTGCGCGGGCACTTCGGTGACTGGCGCGCGGCGCTGGGCATGTACCGGCAGTGGGCGCAATCCTGGTTCAGGCCCCAGGTCCCCCGCAAACGCTGGTTCCAGGAGGTCTTCTACTACCAGCAGGCCCTCGCGTGGAGCCAACTGCGCGACCCGAAGACCGGGCAGTGGCGCATGTCCGAGCGCATCCAGCGCTGCAAGGACGCCTTCGGCTGCCTGGACTACCTGCATGTCTTCGATTTCGGCGACAGCCGCAAGTATGGGCGCGTAGGCGACTACAACCACTATGACGAGCTGGGCGGGCTGCCGGCCATGCGCGCGGCCTTCAAGGAAGCCCAGGACCAGGGCGTGCGGATGGGCGTGTACATCGAGGGCTACCTGTGCGACAACCGCGGCGTGTGGGGCAGCCAGAACGTCGCGGCCAACTGCATCCGCCTGCAGGACGGCTCGCCGATGATGTGGCCGGGCTCGAAGACCGAAACGATGATGTGCGCGGCGGCGCTGCCGTGGCGGCAGCACCTGGCCGACACGTACAAGCGCGTCGCGGCCGAGCTGCAGCCCGATGGCATGTACATTGACCAGTACGGCTTCGTCAACCCCGGCAAGACCTGCTGGTCGCGCGAGCACGGGCACCCCGTCCCCGCGGCGCCGATCCGCGGCGAGGCCGGGACGACACAGGCCATCCGCGCCGCCATGCCGCCGCAGACGGCGAACCTGACCGAAGAGACGCCGAACGATGTCCATGCCCAGTACCAGGACGGCGCGCTGGGCTATTCGGTCGTGAGTGACGACCCCGTCCTCGCGCCGCACCGCGTGGACCTGTTCCGCTTCATGTTCCCGGACTTCAAGGTCTTCCAACTCGTCAGCTACAACCCGTTCATCGAAGGCGGCTGGGACCTGCTGAAGTGGCCATTCTTCAACGGCGAGGCGATCTGGCTGCACCAGGACCCGCAGCGCGACTACTGCGACGAGGCGCGGAACTTCCTGAAGCAGAGCTTCGCGATCCTGCACAAGTACGACGAGGCCTTCTGCTCGGACAAGGTCGCTCCGCTGGTGCCGACCCTCATGCCCACGGTGTATGCGAACCAGTTCACCGGGAAGCAGACGACGGTGTGGACGCTGTTCAACGCGGAGTTCCACACGATGCGGGGCGACCTGCTAAGCATCCCGCACCAGGCCGGGACGCGCTATGTGAATGCCTTCACCGGCGCAGTGATCAAGCCCCGGATCGTGAAGGGGCAGGCGATCATCCCGGTGGCCATCGGGCCGCGGGATGTGGGGTGTGTGGCGGCGGAACGGCCCTAACGGCTTGCGGGTCTGGAGACCCGCGTTCCAGGAAAGGCACTTCATGCACCACTTCGGCGACGGACGTGACTGGTTCTTCGAGAAGCGCTTCGGGATGTTCGTGCACTGGGGCATCTATGCCGTGGCCGGGTGGCATGAGCAGATGCAGTGGCGTGGGCGCGTGCCGCGGGCCGAGTATGTGAAGCTCGCGGAACGCTGGAACCCGGTGAAGTTCGACCCCGACGCCTGGCTCGATCTGGCCGAGGAAGTCGGGATGCGTTACCTCTGCCTGACGACCAAGCACCACGACGGCTTCTGCCTGTTCGACACGAAGCTGACGGACTTCAACACGATGAACACGCCGTACGGCAGGGACCTCGTGGGGATGCTGGCCGAGGCGTGCCACCGGCGCGACTTCCCGCTCTGCCTGTACTACTCGTGCGCGGACTGGCACCAGCCGAACTACCCCAACGAGGGGCGGCACCACGAGCTTCCGCCGCAGCCGGGCGATGAGCCGGACCTGATGAAGTACCTCGACTTCCTGCGCGGCCAAGTGCGCGAGCTGTGCACGAACTACGGCAAGATCCACGGCTTCTGGTGGGACATGAATGTGCCCCAGCACGTGGACCCGAGCATCAACCAACTGATCCGCGACCTGCAGCCGGGGATCGTCATCAACAACCGCGGCTATGACGAGGGCGACTTCGGCACTCCGGAGCGCGACTACGACCCTTCGGGCGAGGAAGTCCTGACCTTCGACCGGCCCACCGAGGCCTGCCAATCCGTCGGCCTGGAGAGCTGGGGCTGGCGCGTGGACGAGGACTACTACACCGATCGGCACCTGATCCGCAGCATTGACCGCTACCTGGCGCGCGGGGCCAACTACTTGCTCAACGTCGGCCCCACCGGCGAGGGTGAGATCGCGCCCGTGCAGCAGGACATCCTGCGGCGCGTGGGGCATTGGTACAACACGGTCCAGGAGTCACTGCTCGACGTCGAGCCCGCCTCGGCGCTGACCGAGAACCGGCAGGTGCTGCTGACGCGGCGCGGCAACACGGTCTATGTGCACCTGCACCGCGACCCGGTGACTGACGCAGTGAAGCTCAAGCCAATCCAGACGCCGCCGGTGCGGGCGACGCTGCTGAACGACGGGCGGCCGGTCGAGTGCGCGGTGGACGTGCTGCCCAGCGAGCATGTGACGCAGACCCCATGCCTGCACCTCAAGCGGCTGCCGGTGAACGAGCTGTGCAATGAGGTGCTGGTGGTGAAGCTGGAGTTCGCGGACGGGGAGTTCGCGAGCGGGGAGGCGCGCGAGACGGCGGGTGGGGTGGATGTGAATGTGATGTAGGTGACGGAGGGCCTCACCCCCGGCCCCTCTCCCGCGCGCATACGACTGCGCGCCGGAGAGGGGAGAACGGCTCTGGGGCGGCACGCTGTGCCTGCGGAGCCACCAAGGTGGCGGACGGTGCCCCTCTCCGGGCGCTTGCGCAGCAAGCGGCGGGAGAGGGGTAGGGGTGAGGAGAAGGTCAGTGCCGTGAGACGTGCGCCAGCGGCGCACATGCCGTTCCCATCGGAGGGAATCATGCGACACTTGGTACTGCTGGCCGCGCTCGTGTCATCCATCGCCCTTGCCCAGCCGGAGGGGGCATGGCTGAACGTCCTGGACTGCGGCGCCTCGGGCTCCAAGTTCCAGACCAAGGCTACTCTCACAGCGGGCTCCAAGGACATCAGCGTGGCCGATCCGGGCGACTTCAAGGTCGGTCAGGGCGTCATGGTCTCCCGCGCGGACATCAAGATCAGCCACGGGACGCTGTGGGGCCCGCGGGCCAAGTACGCCGCCAGCAAGGCGCTCGCGGATACGGTGCAGGTGCGCGGCTACGATGGGTCGCTGGGAAGCTGGACCGTCTACATCCTCGACATTGACGGGGCGAACCCGGCCACCTTCCGTTGGAGTGACGACCTGACGCGGACCTGGAAGCAGAGCAAGGTGCCGATCACGCACGACTGGCAGCCGCTGAACGGCGGCACAGAGGTCAAGTTCGGCGAACTGGATTGGGACAGTGGGTATGCGGTGACGTTCAGCGCGCGGGATCAGTTGCTGACCGTCATCGAGAAGATCGAGGGCAAGACGGTGACGCTGCGCGATGCGCCGACGCGCGGGGCTGACGATGCCGTGGTGCGGCACAACGACACCGAGGCGCTGCAAGCCGCGATTGACCGGGGGCTCAAGGAGAAGCGGAACGTCTTCTTCCCCGCCGGATGGTACATGCTCGCCCGCCCGCTGGTCGTGCAGAATGCCGAGGGCATTGTCCTCCAAGGCCTCAACGGTGTGGACAGCGTCCTGGACATCAGCGAGGGCGAGGGGGCGTGCTTCAACCTCAAGGACGGCAAGGAAGTCACCATCCGCAACTTCCGCATGCTAGGAAACACCGGCTTTGACGCGCGCGACCAGGCGGGGTCGCTGCGGCTCATGGGCGCTCTGGCCGTATGGGGCTTCTACCTCAAGCCCAGCCACGGCATGACCGTGTCCAACACCGAGCGGGTGTTGCTGGAGAACTGTCATGCCTCCAAGATGAGCGGCGAATGCTTCTACTCCGGCGGACGCTCGCGGACCTGGAACCAACCGGAACCGAAGCAGTACACCAAGGAGATCACGTACCTGCGCTGCTCGGTTACGGATAGCGGCCGCAACGCCTTCAACAACAATGACATGGCCGAGAACACGAGCGTGTTGTACTGCCGGGTGGTGGATGTGGGCGGCTGCACGTGGGAGGGGGCGTCGCGGTTCGTGCGGTTCATTGGCAACTACGTGCGCAACGCCGGCACGGTGGCGATGGGCAACATCCGCAGCCGCGACGAGCGCTACGAGCAGCTCGGCTCGGGCCAGCACATCATCGCCGATAATGTGTTCGAGGGCAACATCTGCTATGGCGGGGCAGCCATCCGCGCCGCTGCCGGCGCCTCGCAGGTCGTGATCCGCAACAACCTGTTCATCAACTTCGGCTCCAGCGGCGTGGACATTAGTGGGGTGAACAGCAATCGTGACCTCACCGCCGGCATCGCTACAGTCAGCGACAACATCTTCGACATGACCGACGTGACCGGCCAGTCCAAGGCGCGCACCAGCGTGCTCGTGAGCGGCTCGCATGTCACCGTCAGCAACAACCAGTTCTATGTGCGTGGCGCGATGGACCCGGCCGTGACAGCCATTGACCTGCGCGAGCCGGCCGTCAACCTCAGCGTGCACGACAACCTCATCCGCAACTGCGGGAAGGGGCTGAGCGTCGGCCTCGGCAGTGGGCGGATCACGGAAGTCGTGAGCCCGACCAGTTTCGTGGTCGCGGGGACCATCCCCCTGGAGCGGCGCCAGTCGCACCGCTACCGGGGCTGGGGCGTCAGCTTCATCCGCGGCGGCAACCGCATCGGGCGGGGCACGATCAAGGAGTTCGACCCCGAGACCTGCCAGTTCATCCTCGACAAGCCCTTCGATCTGAAGGTGGGGGACAGCGTTGAGGTCTTCCCGACCGCCGGGGCCAACTGGAGCCTGACCGCGAACACGATCACCAGTTGCGTGCAGCCGGTCACACTCGATGGCTATGGCAGCCTGACCTCGCGCTTCGCCGACAACCTCATCTCCCGCGGTGAGACACCAGCGAAGGAGGCGGTCGCCGTCAGGGGCGCGTTCGACCTGACCGGCAATCACTTCAGCGGCTTCACTGACGAGGGCAGCGCGGCCCTGTCGCTGTACCCGGACCGCTTCGGCAAGCCGCTGCCGCTGCAAGTGCGCGACAACATCTTCGAGACCTGCGGCAATCCCGTGGCCGAGAGCGTCAAGGGCCTCTGGGACGCGTGCCGGGCGGAGGGCAATGTCTTCCAGAACTGCACCGCCAAGCCGGTGCAGAAGGCCCTGCCGCCGCAGACCGTGACGGCAGTGCTGCGCAAGGTTGAGGCGCCGGCGGCGCCGATCCTCAAGGCGCCGAAGCTGGCGAAGGCGATCAAGCTCGACGGCGATGTCAGCGAGTGGCCATGGGCGGACAAGACGCGGGTGGCAACGTTGCAGCAGGACGCGATGGGCGCCCCGATCAGCGGTCCGAAGGGGGCCATCATGGCCGCGCGCGACGCGCAGTTCCTGTACGTGGCGGTTTGCGTGAACACACTGCCGAACTACAAGCTGACACTGAGTGGCGCGCCGTACTCTGGCGACGGCATGGAGATCGCCTATCAGAGCGGCGATCCGCAGGTGAGTTCGCCCATCCTCGTGCAGTGGGGTGGCGCGGACGGAGCGCGGAGCCTCGTGGCCGTGGGCGGTGCGGACGCCGCGCAGAGCGCCGCGCTGGACAAGCTCACCCAGTACGCCGCCAAGCAGGGCAAGGACCAGTGGACGGCCGAGTGGCGGCTGCCGCTGAGTGTCCTGGGCCCGAAGTTCGCGCAGGTCAAGCGGCTGCGGTTCAACCTGGGCCTCCGCCACCACAATGCCGACCTGTGGATCGCCTGGGTCGGCACGGGAGCGGAGATCTTCCGGGTGGACCGGGCAGGGGTCGTAGAACTATGGTAGGCTGACTGTGCCCGCTCGCCGGGCATAGCGGCCGCCCCAACTCGCTGGGCGGAGAGAGCGCACTGTATGGATGAGCTTACGGCCATGATCCGGGCGAAGTCCGGCAGACCCCCTGTCTCGCGCGACGCAGATGGCCTGCGATCACAGCTGGGCTACGATGTGGCCTCGATGCGCGCCGGCGGGCACGATCCGGCTATCATCCGAGAGCATGAAGCTCTCAATGAGGGGCTGGAGTCGTTCATTGCTCACCCTCAATTCGGGAGGTACCTCGGTGGCCTGACGCCCGGGGAGATGTACGAAGCCTCCGGCGTTCGTGTGCTACCGTTGGACGCGATCCGGGAGGAGATCCAGGAGCTTACACCTGGGACACGGATCTTCCCGTACGGCTACATGCCATTCGCCACCTCCATCGGTGGGAACGCGGTCTGCTTCCATGCTCCGACAGGCGACGTGGTGTGGGCAGATCACGACAGCTTCGGCACGGACGAGATCAACTACCAGGACAGGAGTACGGGCGAGTACCGCTTCGTCCCGTTCACCCCCGACCATGTTGCGCAGGCAGTCGTTCCACTCGCAGATGACTTCTACGCGTTCCTCAGGGATTTGGTGCTTGACCGCCTGGAGACCAGACTCAATGAGCTCGACTGAGGCCCTGCCGTCGCGTCGCCTCGGAGCCCGTCAGGAGCAAAGATGAACCCAGTCCGTTTCGCCCTGGTCGGCACTGGCGGCCGGGGACAGATCTATGTGGATGTGCTCAAGCGCATGGCCGAGCCGCGGGCCGTGTGGACCGCCATGTGTGACCGCAACGAGGAAGTCCTGAACGCCTTCTGCGACCGCAACGCGCTCACGGATGTCCCGCGCCTGACCAGTGTAGACGACCTGGTCCGGCGCAATGATGTGGACGCGGTGCTAGTCTGCACCCCCGACTATGCGCATCGCGCGCCGGCCGAGACCTGCTTCGGGGCCGGGTTGCACTGCCTGGTGGAGAAGCCTGTGGCGACCAGCCCTGAGGACGTGCGCGCGATCTGTGCCGCGGCGCAACGATCGGGCAAGCTGCTGCACCTGGGCTTCGTGTTCCGCTACGACCCGTGCGCGCTGAAGCTGCGCGAACTGATCTCGGGCGGGGTCATCGGCAGGCTGATCGCCTGCATCACGCACGAGGCCGTCGGCTGGTTCCACGGCAGCACCTACATGCGGCGCTGGAACCGCTTCCGCAAGATGAGCGGGGACATGCTGCTGCACAAGGGCTGTCACACCTTCGACCTCATCAACTTCATCACCGGCGCGTACCCGCTGCGGGTGGCGGCCTTCGGGGGCACGGAGGTCTTCCGGCCGCGCCCCGAGGCGGCGCAGTTCTGCAAGGACTGCACCGTCACGCAGGACTGCCTGTACTACACCGACCAGGGCCCGGCATATCGCGACCGCTTCTACCACACGGCCGGCCCGCAGGTGTTGCCCGACGACTACTGCGTCTACAACGTGGACAAGGACACCACCGACACGACGAGCCTGACCGCGGAGTACAGCAACGGCATGAAGCTGTCGTACACGATGACGATGGTGTCGCCGCAGGGCCAGCGGCGGATGACCTTCATCGGCACGCACGGCGAGATCCGCTGCGATATGGACAGCTACCAGATCGAGCTGATGCCGCTGCCGGACCGGCCCACGGAGATCGTGCCGGTTGAGCGCCCGGAGGGTTACGGCCACCAGCACCACGATCTGTGCCTGACCAATGACTTCCTGGATCGTCTCAAGCGCGGCGACGACCCGCGCGAGGGGATCCTCGATGCCTACATGTCCGGCGCGGTGGCCTTCGCGGCGCTGGAGTCCATGGCGACCGGGCAGATCGTGGAAGTCCCGCCCCTGTAGAGGAGCCCGAGCCGTGTTCCACCATCTCTCCATCGCCCTCGCGCTGGTTGTCTGCAGCCTATCACTGGCGGACGACTGGCGGGAGATCAAGCCGCCGCCCACGCGCCAGGACCTCGGCCAGACATACGAGCGGGTGGCGGTGCTCGATCCGCTGGATGATGCGACCAAGTGGAAGGGCGCGGAGCACGGCCAGAGCGCGCAGGCGAGCGTGTCCACGGGCGAGGGACGCGCACCGGGCACGAAGGGCCTGCGCGTGATCTACACGTTCACGGGCCGCCCCGGCCTCGAATACGTGGATGTCGCCGGCAACATCCCGATCCCGGATGGCGCGACGGCCGTCGGGCTGTGGATGAAAGCTGGCGACCCGACAGCACAGCCCGCTCTACCGCCGCCGGGGGTGCCGATGCCCCCCGGATACACCATGCGCGGGCACCGGCTGCCGGCGCGCCTCCGGGTACTCGACGCCAACGGCGAGTGCTTCCAGTACAACCTGCGCGACCTCAAGCCCGGCGAGTGGGTCCTGGGCGTTGCCAGTCTGGACAACCCCGGCGTACACTGGGGCGGGGACAACAACGGGAAGCTCGATCGGCCGTGCCGGGTGGCGTCGTTCGTGTTCGACAAGATCGTCAACAGCCCCACGGCGCAGGGCGAACTCACCATCGCGGAGTTCGGCTCGTACCGGATCGTCCCCGAACGTCTGCAGCCGCACGGCATCAAGCTCTTCGTGCCTCCGACGCAGAGCCTGTTGGTATATGATCTCAACCAGCCGATCACGTTGGCGACGGCCCCGGACCC
The DNA window shown above is from bacterium and carries:
- a CDS encoding alpha-L-fucosidase, which produces MHHFGDGRDWFFEKRFGMFVHWGIYAVAGWHEQMQWRGRVPRAEYVKLAERWNPVKFDPDAWLDLAEEVGMRYLCLTTKHHDGFCLFDTKLTDFNTMNTPYGRDLVGMLAEACHRRDFPLCLYYSCADWHQPNYPNEGRHHELPPQPGDEPDLMKYLDFLRGQVRELCTNYGKIHGFWWDMNVPQHVDPSINQLIRDLQPGIVINNRGYDEGDFGTPERDYDPSGEEVLTFDRPTEACQSVGLESWGWRVDEDYYTDRHLIRSIDRYLARGANYLLNVGPTGEGEIAPVQQDILRRVGHWYNTVQESLLDVEPASALTENRQVLLTRRGNTVYVHLHRDPVTDAVKLKPIQTPPVRATLLNDGRPVECAVDVLPSEHVTQTPCLHLKRLPVNELCNEVLVVKLEFADGEFASGEARETAGGVDVNVM
- a CDS encoding SMI1/KNR4 family protein produces the protein MDELTAMIRAKSGRPPVSRDADGLRSQLGYDVASMRAGGHDPAIIREHEALNEGLESFIAHPQFGRYLGGLTPGEMYEASGVRVLPLDAIREEIQELTPGTRIFPYGYMPFATSIGGNAVCFHAPTGDVVWADHDSFGTDEINYQDRSTGEYRFVPFTPDHVAQAVVPLADDFYAFLRDLVLDRLETRLNELD
- a CDS encoding Gfo/Idh/MocA family oxidoreductase, which translates into the protein MNPVRFALVGTGGRGQIYVDVLKRMAEPRAVWTAMCDRNEEVLNAFCDRNALTDVPRLTSVDDLVRRNDVDAVLVCTPDYAHRAPAETCFGAGLHCLVEKPVATSPEDVRAICAAAQRSGKLLHLGFVFRYDPCALKLRELISGGVIGRLIACITHEAVGWFHGSTYMRRWNRFRKMSGDMLLHKGCHTFDLINFITGAYPLRVAAFGGTEVFRPRPEAAQFCKDCTVTQDCLYYTDQGPAYRDRFYHTAGPQVLPDDYCVYNVDKDTTDTTSLTAEYSNGMKLSYTMTMVSPQGQRRMTFIGTHGEIRCDMDSYQIELMPLPDRPTEIVPVERPEGYGHQHHDLCLTNDFLDRLKRGDDPREGILDAYMSGAVAFAALESMATGQIVEVPPL